One Streptomyces drozdowiczii DNA segment encodes these proteins:
- a CDS encoding response regulator, with protein sequence MTADLPPDTTTGPTGDRIRILLCDDHAVVRAGLLALLGSEPDIEVVGEAGSGEEAVALAARLTPDVVLMDLQLGSGIDGVEATRRIVAGPGTHVLVLTTYDTDADITRAIEAGATGYLLKAERPEELFAAIRSAAQGRTALSPPVASRVMARMRAPLPTLTDRERDILGQLSRGLGNREIARALFISEATVKTHLGRIYDKLGVDTRAGAVAVAKEQRLLP encoded by the coding sequence ATGACCGCCGACCTGCCCCCGGACACGACCACCGGCCCGACCGGAGACCGCATCCGCATCCTGCTCTGCGACGACCACGCCGTCGTACGCGCCGGGCTCCTCGCCCTCCTCGGCAGCGAACCCGACATCGAGGTCGTCGGCGAGGCGGGCAGCGGCGAGGAGGCCGTCGCGCTCGCCGCCCGGCTCACCCCGGACGTCGTCCTGATGGACCTCCAGCTCGGCAGCGGCATCGACGGCGTCGAAGCGACCCGCCGCATCGTGGCCGGCCCCGGCACCCACGTCCTCGTCCTCACCACGTACGACACCGACGCCGACATCACGCGCGCCATCGAGGCCGGGGCCACCGGCTATCTGCTCAAGGCCGAGCGCCCCGAGGAGCTGTTCGCCGCGATCCGCTCCGCCGCCCAGGGCCGCACCGCGCTCTCACCGCCCGTCGCCAGCCGCGTGATGGCCCGCATGCGCGCACCCCTCCCCACCCTCACCGACCGCGAACGCGACATCCTCGGCCAGCTCTCCCGGGGCCTCGGCAACCGCGAGATCGCCCGCGCCCTCTTCATCAGCGAGGCCACGGTCAAGACGCACCTCGGCCGCATCTACGACAAGCTCGGCGTCGACACCCGCGCGGGCGCCGTCGCCGTCGCCAAGGAACAGCGCCTGCTGCCGTAA
- a CDS encoding aminoglycoside phosphotransferase family protein, with amino-acid sequence MIDIPDALIATQSAYNGEAGRAFVAALPGLAAEFLERWGLRRDGEAMYGVCALVLPVVRAGDGRRAVLKLQPVDAETAGEPVALRLWGAAGAGAVRLLAHDPATGSMLLERLDGRRSLEGEPDADRAVRVIAGLLAGLTAVRPGSGARMGMDAAGAGGGAGAGAGAGLRGLGEAVARMLAAAPDVVAALVDEEERGLVRDCAAAVREVAGEPGDRLLHWDLHFGNVLAGEGGAWVAIDPKPLVGDPGFELLPALVNRFEAGAVGKRFDAMTGVLELDRARAAAWTLGRVLQNACWSVESGARRLAPEQAEIARVVRGSVRSMGRG; translated from the coding sequence GTGATCGACATTCCGGATGCGCTCATCGCTACTCAGTCCGCATACAACGGGGAGGCGGGCCGGGCGTTCGTGGCCGCGCTGCCGGGGCTGGCGGCGGAGTTCCTGGAGCGGTGGGGGCTGCGCCGGGACGGCGAGGCGATGTACGGGGTGTGCGCGCTGGTCCTGCCGGTGGTGCGGGCGGGGGACGGGCGGCGGGCGGTGCTGAAGCTCCAGCCGGTGGACGCGGAGACGGCGGGGGAGCCGGTCGCGCTGCGGCTGTGGGGTGCGGCGGGGGCCGGGGCGGTGCGGTTGCTGGCGCACGATCCGGCGACCGGGTCGATGCTCCTGGAACGGCTGGACGGACGCCGTTCGCTGGAGGGCGAGCCGGACGCGGACCGGGCGGTCCGGGTGATCGCGGGGCTGCTGGCGGGGCTGACGGCGGTGCGGCCGGGGTCGGGGGCGCGGATGGGGATGGATGCGGCGGGGGCCGGGGGCGGGGCCGGGGCCGGGGCTGGGGCTGGGCTGCGGGGGCTCGGGGAGGCCGTCGCGCGGATGCTGGCCGCCGCGCCGGACGTCGTGGCGGCGCTGGTGGACGAGGAGGAGCGGGGGCTCGTACGGGACTGTGCGGCGGCGGTGCGTGAGGTGGCGGGGGAGCCGGGGGACCGGCTGCTGCACTGGGACCTGCACTTCGGGAACGTGCTGGCGGGGGAGGGCGGGGCCTGGGTGGCCATCGACCCGAAGCCGTTGGTGGGGGACCCGGGGTTCGAGCTGCTGCCCGCGCTGGTGAACCGTTTCGAGGCGGGCGCGGTGGGGAAGCGGTTCGACGCGATGACCGGGGTGCTGGAGCTGGACCGCGCGCGGGCGGCGGCGTGGACGCTGGGGCGGGTGCTCCAGAACGCGTGCTGGTCGGTGGAGAGCGGGGCGCGGCGGCTGGCGCCGGAGCAGGCGGAGATCGCGCGGGTGGTGCGGGGGTCTGTCCGATCAATGGGCCGGGGGTAG
- a CDS encoding GlcG/HbpS family heme-binding protein, whose translation MKKMSLRTRVLTGAVAAAALGAGTFGAMSANASTPAAAPATTVKADTAHRNLQQTTHLTLDAATKAAKAALDAAKKENQRVAVSVVDRNGNTILTLRGDGSGPQAYESAEKKAYTAVSWNAPTSELAKRLAQAPNLKDIPGTLFLAGGAPVQVKGAPVAGIGVAGAPSGDLDEKFAQAGVAALAK comes from the coding sequence ATGAAGAAGATGTCGCTGCGTACCCGTGTCCTGACCGGTGCCGTCGCCGCCGCCGCCCTCGGGGCCGGCACCTTCGGCGCGATGTCCGCGAACGCGTCGACCCCGGCCGCTGCCCCCGCGACCACCGTCAAGGCGGACACCGCGCACCGCAACCTCCAGCAGACGACGCACCTGACGCTCGACGCCGCGACGAAGGCCGCGAAGGCCGCCCTGGACGCGGCGAAGAAGGAGAACCAGCGCGTCGCGGTCTCGGTGGTCGACCGCAACGGCAACACGATCCTGACCCTGCGCGGCGACGGCTCGGGCCCGCAGGCGTACGAGTCGGCCGAGAAGAAGGCGTACACCGCCGTGTCGTGGAACGCCCCGACCTCCGAGCTGGCCAAGCGGCTCGCCCAGGCCCCGAACCTGAAGGACATCCCTGGCACGCTGTTCCTCGCGGGCGGCGCCCCCGTGCAGGTCAAGGGCGCCCCGGTGGCGGGCATCGGTGTCGCGGGCGCCCCGAGCGGCGACCTGGACGAGAAGTTCGCGCAGGCCGGCGTCGCCGCCCTCGCCAAGTAG
- a CDS encoding M4 family metallopeptidase — MNTRRAAALAAVAAMVVVGMQTGAANAHPNTPGDSSSATSAFSSASARTAAIKSAQSDASTTASALKLGAEEKLIARDVIKDANGTVHTRYERTYAGLPVLGGDLVTHTAADGKLKSVTKATTARISVPSTTPKIKTAASARKVIWAGDDTPVLALESVKTGVQKDGTPSRKRVITDATTGKVLQSYEEIETAGVGNSQYSGKVDLSTTSSGSGFELTDGDRGGHKTYDLNQGESGTGDLVTDDDDTWGDGTGNDRQTAAVDAHYGAAKTWDFYKSAFGRDGIAGDGKAAYSRVHYGDAYVNAFWDDSCFCMTYGDGADNKSALTALDVAGHEMSHGLTSSTANLNYSGESGGLNEATSDILGTSVEFFADNSTDVGDYLIGEKIDINGDGSPLRYMDKPSKDGGSADYWDSGVGDLDVHYSSGVANHFFYLLSEGSGAKTINGVDYDSPTSDGSTVTGIGRDKAVQIWYKALSEYMTSTTDYADARTATEKAATDLYGADSAELKAVDAAWTGVNVK; from the coding sequence ATGAACACCCGTCGCGCCGCAGCCCTGGCCGCCGTGGCCGCGATGGTCGTCGTCGGAATGCAGACCGGTGCGGCGAATGCCCACCCGAACACCCCCGGCGACTCCTCCTCCGCCACCTCGGCCTTCAGCAGCGCCTCGGCCCGCACCGCCGCCATCAAGTCCGCCCAGTCCGACGCCTCCACCACCGCCTCCGCGCTGAAGCTCGGCGCCGAGGAGAAGCTGATCGCGCGTGACGTGATCAAGGACGCCAACGGCACCGTCCACACCCGCTACGAGCGCACCTACGCCGGGCTGCCCGTCCTCGGCGGCGACCTCGTCACCCACACCGCCGCCGACGGCAAGCTGAAGAGCGTCACCAAGGCGACCACCGCCCGCATATCCGTGCCGTCCACCACGCCGAAGATCAAGACCGCGGCGAGCGCCCGCAAGGTGATCTGGGCCGGCGACGACACCCCCGTCCTCGCCCTGGAATCCGTGAAGACCGGCGTCCAGAAGGACGGCACCCCCAGCCGCAAGCGCGTCATCACCGACGCCACCACCGGCAAGGTCCTCCAGAGCTACGAGGAGATCGAGACCGCCGGCGTCGGCAACAGCCAGTACAGCGGCAAGGTCGACCTCTCCACCACCTCGTCGGGCTCCGGCTTCGAGCTGACCGACGGCGACCGGGGCGGCCACAAGACGTACGACCTGAACCAGGGTGAGAGCGGCACCGGCGACCTCGTCACGGACGACGACGACACCTGGGGCGACGGCACCGGCAACGACCGCCAGACCGCCGCCGTCGACGCGCACTACGGCGCCGCGAAGACCTGGGACTTCTACAAGTCCGCCTTCGGCCGCGACGGCATCGCGGGCGACGGCAAGGCCGCGTACTCCCGGGTCCACTACGGCGACGCGTACGTCAACGCCTTCTGGGACGACAGCTGCTTCTGCATGACGTACGGCGACGGCGCCGACAACAAGAGCGCCCTCACCGCCCTCGACGTCGCCGGCCACGAGATGAGCCACGGCCTCACCTCGTCCACCGCCAACCTGAACTACTCCGGCGAGTCCGGCGGGCTCAACGAGGCCACCAGCGACATCCTCGGCACCTCCGTCGAGTTCTTCGCCGACAACTCCACCGACGTCGGCGACTACCTCATCGGCGAGAAGATCGACATCAACGGCGACGGCAGCCCGCTGCGCTACATGGACAAGCCCAGCAAGGACGGCGGCTCGGCCGACTACTGGGACAGCGGTGTCGGCGACCTCGACGTCCACTACTCCTCGGGCGTCGCCAACCACTTCTTCTACCTGCTGTCCGAGGGCAGCGGCGCGAAGACCATCAACGGCGTGGACTATGACTCCCCGACCTCCGACGGCTCCACCGTCACCGGCATCGGCCGGGACAAGGCCGTCCAGATCTGGTACAAGGCCCTGTCCGAGTACATGACCTCCACCACCGACTACGCGGACGCCCGCACCGCCACCGAGAAGGCGGCGACCGACCTCTACGGCGCCGACAGCGCCGAGCTCAAGGCCGTCGACGCCGCCTGGACCGGCGTCAACGTGAAGTAA
- a CDS encoding M1 family metallopeptidase, translating into MDHRTPARRRAARAALPLLALALLAPACTGGVEGKPGAAGVRDPYFPKLGNGGYDVTHYALTLDVDPDEQTLRGTAEITARATQDLSSFNLDLAGLTVESATVEGRPAAVNRAGNELTLRTDAKVEDRLRKGETFRAVVRYSGSPKTITDPDESEEGWLPTDDGALALGEPTGSMAWFPGNHHPGDKAAYDLAVTVPKGLTAVSNGVMAGPPVTEKGRTTFRWHTAEPMASYLATLAVGEFETKTSTMAGGITVFTAVDPEVAKASARTVARVPEVVAWEAEHFGPYPFSATGAIVEREDDAGYALETQNRPFFPGPPSVGLLVHEMAHQWFGDSVTPESWRDMWLNEGLATYAEWLWEEEKNDTPAEESFEDAYEDKANWAFPPADPPSAAAISDDPVYGRGAMVIHKIREAVDDDEEFFALLRGWTKKYRHRNASTADFTAYVEEETGQDLSDLWKAWLYGRSRPAADG; encoded by the coding sequence GTGGATCATCGAACCCCGGCACGCCGCAGGGCGGCCCGCGCCGCGCTCCCCCTGCTCGCCCTCGCCCTCCTCGCGCCCGCCTGCACGGGCGGGGTGGAGGGCAAGCCGGGTGCGGCCGGGGTGCGCGATCCGTACTTCCCGAAGCTGGGCAACGGGGGCTACGACGTCACGCACTACGCCCTCACGCTCGACGTGGACCCGGACGAGCAGACCCTGCGCGGGACGGCCGAGATCACCGCGCGGGCCACGCAGGACCTCAGCTCGTTCAATCTGGACCTGGCCGGACTGACCGTGGAGTCGGCGACCGTGGAAGGGCGTCCGGCCGCCGTGAACCGGGCGGGCAACGAGCTGACGCTCCGTACGGACGCGAAGGTCGAGGACCGGCTGCGCAAGGGCGAGACGTTCCGTGCCGTCGTGCGCTACTCGGGCTCCCCGAAGACGATCACCGACCCGGACGAGTCCGAGGAGGGCTGGCTGCCGACCGACGACGGGGCGCTGGCCCTCGGTGAGCCGACCGGGTCGATGGCCTGGTTCCCGGGCAATCACCACCCGGGCGACAAGGCCGCGTACGACCTGGCGGTCACCGTCCCGAAGGGGCTGACGGCGGTCTCCAACGGGGTGATGGCGGGTCCGCCGGTCACGGAGAAGGGCCGCACGACCTTCCGCTGGCACACCGCCGAGCCGATGGCGAGCTATCTCGCGACCCTGGCCGTCGGGGAATTCGAGACGAAGACGTCCACGATGGCGGGCGGCATCACGGTGTTCACGGCCGTGGACCCGGAGGTGGCGAAGGCGAGCGCGCGGACGGTCGCCCGGGTCCCGGAGGTCGTGGCATGGGAGGCGGAGCACTTCGGTCCGTATCCGTTCTCCGCGACCGGCGCGATCGTGGAACGCGAGGACGACGCCGGGTACGCGCTGGAGACGCAGAACCGGCCCTTCTTCCCGGGCCCGCCGAGCGTCGGGCTGCTCGTCCACGAGATGGCGCACCAGTGGTTCGGCGACTCGGTGACGCCGGAGAGCTGGCGCGACATGTGGCTGAACGAGGGCCTGGCGACGTACGCGGAGTGGCTGTGGGAGGAGGAGAAGAACGACACCCCGGCCGAGGAGTCGTTCGAGGACGCCTACGAGGACAAGGCCAACTGGGCTTTCCCGCCCGCCGATCCGCCGTCCGCCGCCGCCATCTCGGACGATCCGGTGTACGGGCGCGGGGCGATGGTCATCCACAAGATCCGTGAGGCGGTGGACGACGACGAGGAGTTCTTCGCGCTGCTGCGGGGCTGGACGAAGAAGTACCGGCACCGCAACGCGTCGACGGCCGACTTCACGGCGTACGTGGAGGAGGAGACCGGCCAGGACCTGTCGGACCTGTGGAAGGCGTGGCTGTACGGCAGGAGCCGGCCCGCCGCGGACGGCTGA
- a CDS encoding zinc-binding dehydrogenase, translating to MHAVRLHAFGPAEKLRHERTEDPVPAPGQVRIAVRAAGVHLLDTVLRQGLPGPNPAPATLPTIPGREVAGTVDALGEGTDPAWLGRDVVAHLGNVPGGYAELAVTDADRLHPVPEGLGHAEAVAMIGTGRTTLGILAATPLGPDSVALVTAAAGGIGTLIVQYAKKAGATVIGLAGGPAKTARVRDNGADLAVDYTRPDWPRHVRIHLDALGRRATVLYDSVGSTTARAAFGLLGEGGQHVVYGWSGNNGPFTPSAGELAARSLTSENVLGPGLLKRGGGLRALEARALAEAAAGHLRPAIQSYPLARAADAHRDLETRGTVGKVVLIP from the coding sequence ATGCACGCCGTACGCCTCCACGCCTTCGGCCCCGCCGAGAAACTCCGCCACGAGCGGACCGAGGACCCCGTTCCCGCACCCGGCCAGGTCCGCATCGCCGTCCGCGCCGCCGGCGTCCACCTCCTCGACACCGTGCTACGCCAAGGACTCCCCGGCCCCAACCCGGCCCCCGCCACGCTGCCCACCATCCCCGGGCGCGAGGTCGCCGGCACCGTCGACGCCCTCGGCGAAGGCACCGACCCCGCCTGGCTCGGCCGCGATGTCGTCGCCCACCTCGGCAACGTCCCCGGCGGCTACGCCGAACTCGCCGTCACCGACGCCGACCGGCTCCACCCCGTGCCCGAGGGACTGGGCCACGCGGAGGCCGTCGCCATGATCGGCACCGGCCGCACCACCCTCGGCATCCTCGCCGCCACCCCGCTCGGCCCGGACTCCGTCGCCCTCGTCACCGCGGCCGCCGGAGGCATCGGCACGCTGATCGTCCAGTACGCGAAGAAGGCCGGGGCCACCGTCATCGGCCTGGCCGGCGGACCCGCCAAGACCGCCCGCGTCCGGGACAACGGCGCCGACCTCGCCGTCGACTACACCCGCCCCGACTGGCCGCGCCACGTCCGCATTCACCTGGACGCCCTCGGCCGGCGCGCCACCGTCCTCTACGACTCCGTCGGCTCCACCACCGCCCGCGCCGCCTTCGGCCTCCTCGGCGAGGGCGGGCAGCACGTCGTCTACGGCTGGTCCGGCAACAACGGCCCGTTCACCCCGTCCGCCGGTGAACTCGCCGCCCGCTCCCTCACCTCCGAGAACGTCCTCGGGCCCGGCCTGCTGAAGCGGGGCGGCGGACTGCGTGCCCTGGAGGCCCGCGCCCTCGCCGAAGCCGCCGCCGGCCACCTGCGCCCGGCGATCCAGAGCTACCCGCTCGCCCGCGCCGCCGACGCCCACCGCGACCTGGAGACCCGGGGCACCGTCGGCAAGGTGGTCCTCATCCCCTGA
- a CDS encoding pentapeptide repeat-containing protein, with protein MVRSGGRSGGVKAARRPEVRLPPLVDFAQGGLEPDGDYDGVRFGASVDLADASGRGARFMDCALEGCALDRAELVRARFIDSVLTGVRGVGTDLAEASLRDVEVVDARLGGTQLHGAVLERVVVRGGKIDYLNLREARLTDVVFEGCVLAEPDFGGARLTRVEFRDCALKRADFSAARMDSVDFRAVAELDIARGVERLAGAVISPVQLMELAPAFAAQIGVRVEA; from the coding sequence ATGGTGCGCAGTGGTGGTCGGAGCGGTGGGGTGAAGGCGGCGCGGCGGCCGGAGGTGCGGTTGCCGCCGCTGGTGGATTTCGCGCAGGGCGGGCTCGAACCGGACGGGGATTACGACGGGGTGCGGTTCGGGGCGTCGGTGGACCTGGCGGACGCGTCGGGGCGGGGTGCGCGGTTCATGGACTGCGCGCTGGAGGGCTGCGCCCTGGACCGGGCGGAGCTGGTGCGGGCGCGGTTCATCGACTCGGTGCTGACGGGCGTACGGGGTGTGGGCACCGATCTCGCGGAGGCGTCGCTGCGGGACGTCGAGGTGGTGGACGCGCGGCTGGGCGGGACGCAGCTGCACGGCGCGGTGCTGGAGCGGGTGGTGGTGCGGGGCGGGAAGATCGACTATCTGAATCTGCGGGAGGCCCGGCTGACGGATGTCGTCTTCGAGGGCTGTGTGCTGGCTGAGCCGGACTTCGGGGGTGCGCGGCTGACGCGGGTGGAGTTCCGGGACTGCGCGCTGAAGCGGGCGGACTTCAGCGCGGCGCGGATGGATTCGGTGGACTTCCGGGCGGTCGCGGAGCTGGACATCGCGCGCGGGGTGGAACGGCTGGCGGGTGCGGTGATCAGCCCGGTGCAGCTGATGGAGCTGGCGCCGGCGTTCGCGGCGCAGATCGGGGTGCGGGTGGAGGCGTGA
- a CDS encoding YncE family protein, translating into MRARPAALLAAVAAAAVLAGCAATDAPASPATPSATSPAAQPPAPRTTPEGTLLVADFGADTVSFVDPVRGAFDRVKVGTAPYGVAVGTDGRAWVTTAEGVAVVDTGKRTRLALIPYRTRTGPATTGEYRGGGMGIALAPDGRHAYVGVNVPDGNGVLEVIDTATRKVTGTAPVGRRPFDVDVSRDGSEAYATGHDSFDVTSVRTDTLRARRMEVAPYGTEGGLGSWLKPHYAVVRPSDGKLLLPFEGERLAVLDPRTGKVAVERMTANTHQHGAALAPDGTLLVVGTGPIASDDEEASLTIREPDGSERVVKLDGPHEDVAVSQDGRTAYVTGGFTRDGYWNGITVVALDGKTPPVRLAAGERPLGIAVL; encoded by the coding sequence GTGAGAGCCCGCCCGGCGGCCCTCCTGGCCGCCGTTGCCGCCGCCGCCGTGCTCGCCGGGTGCGCCGCCACCGACGCGCCCGCGTCGCCCGCCACCCCGTCCGCCACTTCTCCCGCCGCGCAGCCGCCCGCCCCGCGCACCACCCCCGAAGGGACCCTGCTCGTCGCCGACTTCGGGGCCGACACCGTGTCCTTCGTGGACCCGGTACGCGGCGCCTTCGACCGGGTGAAGGTCGGCACCGCCCCCTACGGCGTCGCCGTCGGCACGGACGGGCGGGCCTGGGTCACCACCGCCGAGGGCGTCGCGGTCGTGGACACCGGGAAGCGGACGCGGCTGGCCCTGATCCCGTACAGGACGCGGACCGGCCCCGCGACCACCGGTGAATACCGGGGCGGCGGAATGGGTATCGCGCTGGCCCCCGACGGCAGGCACGCGTACGTCGGCGTCAACGTGCCGGACGGCAACGGGGTCCTCGAGGTCATCGACACCGCGACCCGGAAGGTGACCGGCACGGCCCCCGTCGGGCGTCGGCCCTTCGACGTGGACGTGTCGCGCGACGGCTCGGAGGCGTACGCCACCGGGCACGACTCCTTCGACGTGACGTCCGTCCGTACGGACACGCTCCGCGCGCGCCGCATGGAGGTCGCCCCGTACGGCACCGAGGGCGGGCTCGGGTCCTGGCTGAAGCCGCACTACGCGGTGGTCCGGCCGTCCGACGGGAAGCTGCTGCTGCCGTTCGAGGGCGAGCGGCTGGCCGTCCTCGACCCGCGCACCGGGAAGGTCGCCGTCGAGCGGATGACGGCCAACACCCACCAGCACGGCGCGGCGCTCGCCCCGGACGGCACGCTGCTCGTCGTCGGCACCGGCCCGATCGCGTCCGACGACGAGGAAGCCTCACTGACGATCCGAGAACCGGACGGCTCCGAGCGCGTCGTGAAGCTGGACGGCCCGCACGAGGACGTCGCCGTATCGCAGGACGGCCGTACGGCATACGTCACAGGGGGCTTCACCCGGGACGGCTACTGGAACGGCATCACGGTCGTCGCCCTCGACGGGAAGACGCCGCCGGTCCGTCTGGCGGCGGGGGAACGGCCGCTGGGGATCGCGGTGCTGTGA
- a CDS encoding sensor histidine kinase, producing the protein MEQRYADGLRPVPERSNDDGDTRSLALLMHAAFFLLLGASLARFLLRHPGEARTPWIIGLSVALAVLYVVGPVLGSRPTARSLVWLGGLVVVWMVVVVLAPSFAWCAVPLFYTGLRILPPRAAYALVALLTLFVVAAQLRLAHGFDPNLVLAPPAVAAVATAVFVHMRRQAVRQGKLIDDLLRTRRELAATERREGTLAERQRLSMEIHDTLAQGLSSQQMLLQAADRTWDSDPAAARRHIRTAEGIAERNLAEARRFVHDLAPADLAEGGGLDAALHALAARETAQAQGRLTVRCHIEGAPHTVLPDRTQSALLRIAQGALANVTEHAGATEAALTLTHLDDRTVLDIADNGHGFTPTATASGGVRGHGLPAMRARLRQLGGTLTIESAPGEGTVVTATVPVAPTPQDPA; encoded by the coding sequence GTGGAGCAGCGGTACGCGGACGGGCTCCGGCCCGTACCGGAGCGGAGCAACGACGACGGGGACACCCGCTCCCTCGCCCTCCTCATGCACGCCGCGTTCTTCCTGCTTCTCGGCGCCTCGCTCGCCCGGTTCCTGCTCCGGCACCCCGGGGAGGCGCGCACGCCCTGGATCATCGGGCTCTCGGTCGCCCTGGCCGTGCTCTACGTCGTCGGGCCCGTGCTCGGCTCGCGCCCCACCGCCCGCAGCCTCGTCTGGCTCGGCGGGCTCGTCGTCGTGTGGATGGTGGTGGTCGTCCTCGCGCCCAGCTTCGCCTGGTGCGCGGTGCCGCTCTTCTACACCGGGCTGCGCATCCTGCCGCCCCGCGCCGCGTACGCGCTCGTCGCCCTGCTGACCCTGTTCGTCGTCGCCGCGCAGCTCCGCCTCGCGCACGGCTTCGACCCCAACCTGGTGCTCGCCCCGCCCGCCGTGGCCGCCGTCGCCACCGCCGTGTTCGTCCACATGCGGCGCCAGGCGGTACGGCAGGGCAAACTCATCGACGACCTGCTCCGCACCCGCCGCGAACTCGCCGCCACCGAGCGCCGCGAAGGCACCCTCGCCGAACGCCAGCGGCTGTCCATGGAGATCCACGACACGCTCGCCCAGGGCCTGTCCAGCCAGCAGATGCTCCTCCAGGCCGCCGACCGCACCTGGGACTCCGACCCGGCCGCCGCCCGGCGCCACATCCGTACCGCCGAAGGCATCGCCGAACGCAACCTCGCCGAGGCCCGCCGCTTCGTCCACGACCTGGCCCCCGCCGACCTGGCCGAGGGCGGCGGCCTCGACGCGGCCCTGCACGCGCTCGCCGCCCGCGAAACGGCCCAGGCGCAGGGCAGGCTCACCGTCCGCTGCCACATCGAGGGCGCGCCGCACACCGTCCTGCCCGACCGCACCCAGTCCGCCCTGCTGCGGATCGCCCAGGGCGCCCTGGCCAACGTCACCGAGCACGCGGGCGCCACCGAGGCCGCCCTCACGCTGACGCACCTGGACGACCGCACCGTCCTCGACATCGCGGACAACGGCCACGGCTTCACGCCCACCGCCACGGCCTCCGGCGGGGTGCGCGGCCACGGGCTGCCCGCCATGCGCGCCCGCCTCCGCCAGCTCGGCGGCACCCTCACCATCGAATCGGCCCCCGGCGAAGGCACCGTCGTCACCGCCACCGTCCCCGTCGCCCCCACCCCCCAGGACCCCGCATGA
- a CDS encoding GNAT family N-acetyltransferase, with the protein MIRTATPADVPVIHAMVRELADYEKALHEVRATEEQLREALFGEHPAAFAHIAESDEDGEVVGFAIWFLNFSTWRGVHGIYLEDLYVRPDRRGGGHGKALLRELARICVERGYERLEWSVLNWNAPSIAFYESLGARPQDEWTVYRLTDGALAKLGGA; encoded by the coding sequence ATGATTCGTACCGCTACCCCCGCCGATGTCCCCGTCATCCACGCCATGGTGCGTGAGCTGGCCGATTACGAGAAGGCGTTGCACGAGGTGCGTGCGACGGAGGAGCAGTTGCGGGAGGCGCTGTTCGGCGAGCACCCGGCCGCGTTCGCGCACATCGCGGAGTCGGACGAGGACGGCGAGGTCGTCGGCTTCGCGATCTGGTTCCTGAACTTCTCGACGTGGCGCGGGGTGCACGGCATCTACCTGGAGGACCTGTACGTACGCCCGGACCGTCGGGGCGGCGGGCACGGGAAGGCGCTGCTGAGGGAGTTGGCGCGGATCTGTGTGGAGCGGGGTTACGAGCGCCTGGAGTGGTCGGTGCTGAACTGGAACGCCCCGTCGATCGCGTTCTACGAGTCGCTGGGCGCGCGTCCGCAGGACGAGTGGACGGTGTACCGGCTGACCGACGGGGCGCTGGCGAAGCTGGGCGGGGCGTGA
- a CDS encoding ankyrin repeat domain-containing protein, which produces MNALDHQLLDAARTGDTDGVRTAIEGGARVDARDEELRTPLLLAVHGDHVGAARLLVAAGADPDAQDRREESPWLATGVTGSVAMMRVLLPAGPDLKLRNRFGGIALIPASERGHVAYVRELLRVTDIDVDHVNRLGWTALLEAVILGDGGRAHQEIVELLLAAGATPGLPDGDGVTALEHAERRGFAEIAALLREAS; this is translated from the coding sequence ATGAACGCCCTCGATCACCAGTTGCTCGACGCCGCGCGCACCGGCGACACCGACGGAGTGCGGACCGCGATCGAGGGCGGCGCCCGGGTCGACGCCCGCGACGAGGAGCTGCGCACCCCGCTGCTCCTGGCCGTCCACGGGGACCACGTCGGGGCCGCCCGGCTGCTCGTCGCGGCGGGGGCCGACCCGGACGCGCAGGACCGGCGCGAGGAGAGCCCCTGGTTGGCCACCGGTGTCACGGGCAGCGTGGCGATGATGCGCGTCCTGCTGCCCGCCGGACCCGATCTGAAGCTGCGGAACCGGTTCGGCGGGATCGCGCTGATCCCGGCGAGCGAGCGCGGTCATGTCGCGTACGTACGGGAGCTGCTGAGGGTCACCGACATCGACGTCGACCACGTCAACCGGCTGGGCTGGACCGCCCTGCTGGAGGCCGTGATCCTCGGCGACGGCGGCCGGGCGCACCAGGAGATCGTGGAGCTGCTGCTCGCGGCGGGCGCGACGCCGGGGCTGCCGGACGGCGACGGGGTGACGGCGCTGGAGCACGCGGAGCGGCGCGGGTTCGCGGAGATCGCGGCGCTGCTGCGGGAAGCGTCGTGA